A single Terriglobia bacterium DNA region contains:
- a CDS encoding ABC transporter permease: MSTAFWALVRKDLRMFFSDRRAVIVGLLVPIICGSFFGYLFGGRKGETEVSRMPVLVIDQDQSEVSAAIVARLSADKNLEVKPSTLEAAQVAVRKGKAMVAIVIPKGFGSEAGRALFYSGAKKPELRVLYDPSHTMESGMVQGILSGAVMQSVSKEMFSGKGGREMVKQSLAEIDSAKDMPGADKKVMRDLLGSVQALNQQQDRAQTAGQPQATTGMSMPYETRAEAITSGSGIQYNGYAHSFGGMGIQFILFMGLDVGLRLLLLRKSGLWQRLRAAPLSRSVLLGSRAISAAIIAAFIMLFLFAFARLVFGVRIQGSLLGFFGICAAFSLMTAAFGLMVAALGKTLEATRGISIMATLIMVMLGGAWVPAFIFPRWLQQATLVVPTRWAMDGLDAMTWRGLDLSAALPPIAVLLLFTALFGTVAVTRFRWEAEG, translated from the coding sequence ATGAGCACTGCTTTCTGGGCCTTGGTGCGAAAGGATCTTCGGATGTTTTTCTCCGACCGCCGCGCCGTGATCGTGGGCCTGCTGGTGCCGATCATCTGCGGCTCGTTCTTCGGCTACCTGTTCGGCGGACGAAAGGGCGAGACGGAAGTCAGCCGCATGCCGGTGCTGGTGATCGACCAGGACCAGAGCGAGGTTTCCGCCGCCATCGTCGCCCGCCTGAGCGCCGACAAGAACCTCGAAGTGAAGCCATCCACCCTGGAAGCCGCGCAGGTGGCGGTGCGCAAAGGCAAGGCCATGGTGGCGATTGTGATTCCCAAGGGCTTCGGCAGCGAGGCAGGACGCGCCCTCTTCTACAGCGGCGCGAAAAAGCCGGAGCTGCGCGTGCTCTACGATCCGTCGCATACCATGGAATCTGGAATGGTCCAGGGAATTCTGAGCGGCGCCGTCATGCAGTCGGTAAGCAAAGAGATGTTTTCCGGCAAGGGTGGGCGCGAGATGGTGAAGCAGTCGCTGGCGGAAATCGACTCCGCCAAAGACATGCCCGGCGCGGACAAGAAGGTCATGCGCGACCTGTTGGGCAGCGTCCAAGCTTTGAACCAGCAGCAGGACCGCGCGCAAACGGCCGGACAACCTCAGGCCACGACGGGCATGAGCATGCCCTACGAAACGCGCGCCGAAGCCATCACCTCCGGCTCCGGCATTCAGTACAACGGGTACGCACATTCGTTCGGTGGAATGGGAATTCAGTTCATCCTCTTCATGGGACTCGACGTCGGCCTCCGCCTTCTGCTGCTGCGCAAGAGCGGACTGTGGCAACGGCTGCGAGCGGCGCCACTGTCGCGCAGCGTCCTGCTGGGCAGCCGGGCGATCAGCGCGGCCATCATTGCGGCATTTATCATGCTCTTCCTCTTCGCCTTCGCGCGCCTGGTGTTTGGAGTTCGCATTCAAGGCAGTCTGCTTGGATTCTTCGGAATCTGCGCAGCCTTCTCGCTGATGACTGCCGCCTTCGGGCTGATGGTGGCGGCGCTCGGCAAAACGCTCGAAGCCACTCGTGGAATCTCCATCATGGCGACACTGATCATGGTCATGCTGGGTGGCGCGTGGGTGCCGGCGTTCATCTTTCCGCGCTGGTTGCAGCAGGCCACCCTGGTTGTGCCGACGCGCTGGGCGATGGACGGCCTCGACGCCATGACCTGGCGTGGCCTGGATCTTTCCGCCGCCCTGCCGCCCATCGCCGTGCTGCTTTTGTTTACGGCGTTATTCGGGACGGTCGCCGTGACGCGCTTCCGCTGGGAGGCGGAAGGCTAG
- a CDS encoding ABC transporter ATP-binding protein, which produces MLEAKALRKSYGKVVALDGVSLRAGEAETVGLLGPNGAGKTTTVSIIAGLLRPDSGEVLIAGNPLRGDTDPIKRKIGLVPQDMALYDELSALDNLSLFAALYQLDRATAKRAIAEALDLVELANRGRDKVGTFSGGMKRRLNLAGALLHDPQILLLDEPTVGVDPQSRNAIFENLETLKRRGKTLIYTTHYMEEAERLCDRIVIIDHGKVIADDTLAGLHRMLPVTNVLAIELETPDGLRSEQLRTLPEVQSAEIREGVLRIGVHNLATDTPGILKWLAEHGHPYQHLGSERPNLETVFLTLTGRSLRDS; this is translated from the coding sequence ATGCTCGAAGCAAAAGCTCTGCGCAAGAGCTACGGCAAGGTTGTCGCACTGGACGGCGTCAGCCTGCGTGCGGGTGAGGCGGAGACGGTCGGCCTGCTTGGGCCCAACGGCGCGGGAAAAACCACCACCGTCTCGATCATCGCCGGCCTGCTGCGCCCTGACTCCGGCGAGGTGCTGATCGCGGGCAATCCGTTGCGCGGCGACACCGATCCCATCAAGCGCAAGATCGGCCTGGTTCCCCAGGACATGGCCCTCTACGACGAGCTCTCCGCTCTCGACAACCTCTCTTTGTTTGCCGCGCTCTACCAACTTGACCGTGCCACCGCGAAACGCGCAATCGCCGAAGCACTCGATCTGGTCGAGCTCGCCAATCGCGGCCGGGACAAAGTCGGAACGTTCAGCGGCGGCATGAAGCGGCGCCTGAATCTAGCGGGAGCGCTTCTCCACGACCCGCAAATCCTGCTCCTCGACGAGCCCACCGTCGGGGTGGACCCGCAGAGCCGCAACGCCATCTTCGAAAACCTCGAGACCCTGAAGCGGCGCGGCAAAACGCTCATCTACACCACCCATTACATGGAGGAAGCCGAGCGACTCTGCGACCGCATCGTCATCATCGACCACGGCAAGGTAATCGCCGACGACACCCTCGCCGGGCTGCACCGCATGCTGCCGGTCACGAACGTCCTCGCCATCGAACTTGAAACGCCCGATGGATTGCGTTCGGAACAACTGCGGACCCTGCCGGAGGTCCAGTCGGCGGAGATTCGCGAGGGTGTCTTGCGGATCGGCGTACACAACCTGGCGACCGACACTCCCGGAATCCTGAAGTGGCTGGCCGAGCACGGTCATCCCTATCAGCACCTGGGCAGCGAGCGGCCCAATCTGGAGACGGTCTTTCTGACTCTTACTGGAAGGAGCCTGCGCGACTCATGA
- a CDS encoding ester cyclase, whose protein sequence is MPISAQLHNLAECYTAAWGSQDAASVASCYSPAGSLSVNGGPPAVGRGAIAAVAQGFMTDFPDMTLLMDGLSIQGNRVVYRWTLAGANTGPGGTGKRVRISGFEEWRIGADGLIAESRGHFDSAEYLRQLERGVDESR, encoded by the coding sequence ATGCCCATCTCAGCTCAGTTGCACAATCTCGCGGAGTGCTACACCGCAGCGTGGGGTAGCCAGGATGCCGCGAGTGTGGCTTCCTGCTACTCGCCCGCCGGATCGCTCAGCGTCAACGGTGGTCCGCCGGCCGTGGGTCGTGGCGCCATCGCCGCAGTGGCCCAGGGATTCATGACCGACTTCCCCGACATGACGTTGCTCATGGACGGACTGTCCATACAGGGGAACCGGGTTGTTTATCGCTGGACTCTCGCCGGCGCTAACACGGGTCCGGGCGGGACAGGGAAGCGGGTTCGCATCAGCGGCTTCGAGGAGTGGCGGATCGGGGCAGACGGGCTCATCGCCGAGTCGCGCGGCCACTTCGACAGCGCCGAGTACCTACGCCAACTCGAACGGGGCGTCGACGAGTCCCGGTAG
- a CDS encoding malonyl-CoA decarboxylase: MPQFLATLLRNLRGARGTDMRVLCTQLLSQRGEASQTVLAQRILEQYRAMDSAQQLAFFQMLALDFSPDRDAIQRAIEAYRHNPGSATAAALESAAEPPRQELFRRINTAPAGTDSLVTLRRDLLRILPSHPQLSVVDADLKHLFRSWFNRGFLRLERIGWHTSALTLEKLIEYESVHEINGWPDLRRRLEADRRCFAFFQPALAGEPVIFVEVALTKGLARHLEPLLDITAPVLPPEQADTAIFYSINNCLDGLRGIPFGNFLIKHVVDELGAELPKIDNFSTLSPVPHLARALHARQDNHGFTHERLSRLLRDFAGDLTRESGLDDPVDALFHLLRNPAEHQKALSPPLKRLTLAYLTQLRAGEKPYDAVAQFHFSNGARLESINPFANMRPYGLHDSFGVMVNYRYIPDELEENHERFVVSGEMRVSSSLAHEQRLVAESWRREAAKLGKRSHSAGEK, from the coding sequence ATGCCGCAATTCCTGGCCACCCTCTTGCGCAACCTGCGCGGCGCGCGCGGCACCGACATGCGGGTGCTGTGCACGCAATTGCTGTCGCAGCGCGGCGAGGCGTCACAAACCGTGCTGGCGCAGCGCATCCTCGAACAGTACCGGGCGATGGACAGCGCCCAGCAGCTCGCTTTTTTCCAAATGCTGGCGCTGGATTTCAGCCCCGACCGCGACGCCATCCAGCGCGCCATCGAGGCCTACCGGCACAATCCAGGTTCGGCCACGGCGGCGGCGCTGGAGTCGGCCGCCGAACCCCCGCGGCAGGAATTGTTCCGGCGCATCAACACCGCGCCCGCCGGCACCGATTCCCTGGTGACCCTGCGCCGCGACCTGCTGCGCATCCTCCCCTCTCATCCCCAACTCAGCGTGGTGGACGCGGACCTGAAACACCTGTTCCGCTCCTGGTTCAACCGGGGATTCTTGCGCCTGGAGCGGATTGGCTGGCACACCTCGGCGCTGACGCTGGAAAAGCTCATCGAGTACGAATCGGTCCACGAAATCAACGGCTGGCCGGACCTGCGCCGCCGTCTGGAAGCCGACCGGCGTTGCTTTGCCTTCTTTCAACCAGCGCTCGCGGGCGAACCGGTCATCTTCGTCGAAGTGGCGCTCACCAAGGGATTGGCCCGCCATCTCGAGCCGCTGCTCGATATTACCGCTCCGGTGCTTCCTCCCGAGCAGGCCGACACCGCAATCTTCTACTCGATCAACAACTGTCTCGACGGCCTGCGCGGAATTCCGTTTGGTAATTTCCTGATCAAGCACGTGGTGGACGAGCTTGGAGCGGAGCTGCCGAAAATTGACAACTTCAGTACGCTCTCACCCGTCCCGCACCTGGCGCGCGCGCTGCACGCGCGCCAGGACAACCACGGATTCACCCACGAGCGGCTGTCGCGTCTGTTGCGCGACTTTGCCGGCGACTTGACTCGCGAATCCGGCCTCGACGATCCAGTGGACGCATTGTTCCACCTGTTGCGGAACCCGGCGGAGCACCAGAAGGCGCTGTCCCCACCTCTCAAGCGGCTCACGCTTGCTTACCTGACACAATTACGGGCCGGCGAAAAGCCCTACGATGCGGTGGCGCAGTTCCATTTTTCCAACGGTGCCCGGCTGGAATCCATCAATCCCTTCGCCAACATGCGTCCCTACGGCCTGCACGACTCTTTTGGCGTGATGGTCAACTATCGTTATATCCCCGATGAGCTGGAAGAGAACCATGAGCGCTTTGTGGTCAGCGGAGAGATGCGGGTTTCGTCATCGTTGGCGCACGAACAGCGCCTCGTGGCGGAATCGTGGCGCCGCGAGGCCGCAAAACTAGGCAAGCGCAGCCATTCCGCCGGCGAGAAGTAA
- a CDS encoding class I SAM-dependent rRNA methyltransferase, with the protein MGACRPPRFPKVSSHTDSEALKVAPVLHVNWRAAARIRRGHVWVYRSDLVGSDQAPPGSLVRVQDEAGKFLGAALYSNSSQIALRMLGGERLEPAGLVEFLRERLLGAIAYRRRIVRDTDAYRVVFSEGDGLPGLIVDRYNDIVSLQVLTQAMDRDEIREALLETLVDQFHPAAVVERVEPRIRELEQLPAREEGLRYGEKTDTQFTMNGVRFHFHALAGQKTGAFLDQRENYAAAATYAHGEALDVFCYQGGFALHLARVCSQVTAVDSSRPALEIAEENEKLNSEAHGGREIEWMEASAFDLLKDYATAGRHYDTIVLDPPAFAKSRKALATAMRGYKELNLRALKMLRPGGVLVTCSCSFHVREADFLEMLQAAACDARKSPKVIEKRGQAKDHPVLLAVPETAYLKCVVLTV; encoded by the coding sequence ATGGGTGCGTGTAGACCACCGCGCTTCCCGAAAGTGAGTTCTCACACAGACTCCGAAGCCCTGAAAGTGGCACCTGTCCTGCACGTAAATTGGCGAGCCGCGGCACGCATCCGCCGCGGTCATGTCTGGGTGTACCGCTCCGACTTGGTCGGGAGCGACCAGGCGCCGCCCGGGTCGCTGGTCCGGGTGCAGGATGAAGCGGGAAAATTTCTCGGCGCCGCGCTCTACAGCAACAGCTCGCAAATCGCCCTCCGCATGCTCGGCGGTGAGCGCCTGGAGCCCGCCGGGCTGGTGGAATTTCTCCGCGAACGCCTGCTGGGCGCCATCGCCTATCGCCGGCGAATCGTGCGCGACACCGACGCTTACCGGGTTGTCTTCAGCGAGGGCGACGGCCTGCCCGGCCTGATCGTGGACCGCTACAACGATATTGTTTCGTTGCAGGTGCTCACCCAAGCGATGGACCGCGACGAAATCCGGGAAGCGCTCCTCGAGACGCTGGTCGACCAGTTCCACCCCGCCGCCGTGGTGGAGCGGGTTGAACCGCGCATCCGCGAATTGGAGCAGTTGCCGGCGCGCGAGGAAGGCCTGCGTTACGGCGAGAAAACCGACACGCAGTTCACCATGAATGGCGTGCGTTTTCATTTCCACGCGCTCGCGGGACAGAAAACCGGGGCATTTCTCGATCAGCGGGAGAACTACGCGGCGGCCGCAACGTATGCCCACGGCGAGGCACTCGACGTCTTCTGTTACCAGGGCGGTTTCGCGTTGCACCTGGCGAGAGTCTGCTCGCAGGTAACCGCCGTGGACAGTTCGCGTCCGGCATTGGAAATCGCGGAAGAGAACGAAAAACTGAATTCCGAGGCGCACGGCGGGCGCGAGATCGAATGGATGGAAGCCAGCGCCTTCGACCTGCTCAAGGACTACGCGACGGCCGGCCGGCACTACGACACCATCGTGCTGGATCCACCCGCCTTTGCGAAATCGCGCAAGGCACTGGCGACCGCGATGCGCGGCTACAAGGAGCTGAACCTGAGGGCGCTGAAGATGCTGCGGCCGGGCGGCGTCCTGGTCACCTGCTCGTGCTCGTTCCACGTGAGAGAAGCAGATTTTCTGGAGATGCTGCAAGCGGCGGCCTGCGACGCGCGCAAGTCGCCGAAGGTGATCGAGAAGCGCGGCCAGGCCAAGGACCATCCCGTACTGCTGGCTGTCCCTGAAACGGCCTACCTCAAGTGCGTCGTTCTCACCGTGTGA
- a CDS encoding VWA domain-containing protein, producing the protein MRASHFSILVVLVATLALPQADSGRGQRAAFSSETNLVLVPVVVLDHGHPVSHLTRDDFQVQENGRGQKVAAFEEVVAQAAPVQRVTPPTNTFSNQVMEHTPRKMEIIVLDLLNTPFDDRVQARRGILDFLSKTVEKNALIAVLTIGRGGPRIIHDFTSDTAILTAAIGKLQGELSVADTRTSRVDEEGVLLAKLFERDFSRSSQSTDSSHATLADDDIVTAYAAVAQAAEAKVDIGRQNDAALATLLNFQEVAHYFSAVQGRKALIWASAGFPASFANVTGAASRGPTPDDWQRTMRLLQDANITIYPLDVTGLVTNVAANYKDYVPPIAPGPQTSGTVPEKSRALEAVAAGVYSDPVVAKHAAMLRIAEMTGGEAYYNRNDVSGLFARADQDETQFYLVSYYSSDSSTVGWRKIAVKVRRKGVQVRHRSGYYFDLTLRDPEEAQLLDERMALDSSLPFTGLPLSGTWGKIELEKGTRKVYFSLFVPPGKTQVESSKGDHISMDFLTVVRTREGKEVASIGQGVNQGVDQEAVTRIDSGGVTYLNYIRLLPGEYTAKFVVRDNLTGSIGSLTAPLKVD; encoded by the coding sequence ATGCGAGCGTCCCACTTCTCCATCCTTGTAGTCCTTGTTGCCACACTCGCGTTGCCGCAGGCCGACAGCGGAAGAGGCCAGCGTGCCGCGTTTTCCTCGGAAACCAACCTCGTGCTCGTGCCGGTGGTCGTGCTCGACCACGGCCATCCCGTTTCCCATCTCACACGCGACGACTTCCAAGTCCAAGAGAACGGAAGAGGGCAGAAGGTCGCCGCCTTTGAAGAAGTAGTCGCGCAAGCAGCGCCGGTGCAGCGTGTAACGCCTCCAACGAACACCTTCAGCAATCAGGTGATGGAGCACACGCCGCGCAAGATGGAGATCATCGTCTTGGACCTGCTGAACACGCCATTCGACGACCGGGTTCAGGCGCGCCGCGGCATCCTCGATTTTCTTTCCAAGACGGTGGAGAAGAACGCCCTGATCGCGGTGCTCACCATAGGTCGCGGAGGCCCCCGGATTATCCACGATTTCACCAGCGACACTGCCATCCTGACGGCGGCGATCGGCAAGCTGCAGGGGGAACTGTCGGTCGCGGACACGCGGACTTCGCGCGTGGACGAAGAAGGTGTGTTGCTGGCCAAGCTGTTCGAGAGGGATTTCTCGCGCAGCAGCCAGTCCACCGATTCTTCCCATGCGACCTTGGCGGACGACGACATCGTGACCGCCTACGCGGCGGTTGCGCAAGCAGCAGAGGCCAAGGTTGATATCGGCAGGCAGAACGATGCCGCGCTGGCGACGTTGCTGAACTTCCAGGAAGTGGCACACTACTTTTCCGCGGTGCAGGGACGTAAGGCGCTGATCTGGGCCTCGGCCGGGTTTCCCGCCAGCTTCGCCAACGTCACTGGGGCCGCCAGCCGTGGGCCCACGCCGGACGATTGGCAGCGCACGATGCGGCTGTTGCAGGACGCGAACATTACCATCTACCCGCTTGACGTGACCGGACTGGTGACCAACGTTGCCGCAAATTACAAGGACTATGTGCCGCCGATCGCGCCGGGGCCGCAGACCAGCGGCACGGTGCCGGAGAAGAGCCGGGCCCTGGAGGCGGTTGCGGCCGGAGTTTACAGCGATCCAGTGGTGGCCAAGCACGCCGCCATGCTGAGGATCGCGGAAATGACCGGGGGCGAAGCTTATTACAACCGCAATGATGTGAGTGGTCTGTTCGCCCGTGCTGACCAGGACGAGACACAGTTTTACCTCGTCAGCTATTACAGCAGCGACTCCAGCACCGTGGGATGGCGCAAGATCGCGGTCAAGGTCCGCCGCAAAGGCGTCCAGGTCCGGCACCGTTCCGGGTACTACTTCGATCTGACGCTGCGTGACCCCGAAGAAGCCCAACTCCTCGACGAGCGCATGGCACTGGATTCCTCTCTTCCTTTCACCGGCCTGCCCCTTTCCGGGACTTGGGGGAAAATTGAGCTCGAGAAGGGCACGAGAAAGGTGTATTTCTCCCTCTTCGTGCCACCCGGCAAGACTCAGGTCGAATCCAGCAAGGGCGACCACATCAGCATGGATTTCCTAACCGTCGTACGCACCAGGGAAGGAAAGGAGGTGGCGAGCATCGGCCAGGGCGTCAACCAGGGCGTCGATCAGGAGGCGGTGACCAGGATCGACTCGGGAGGCGTAACTTACCTCAATTACATTCGCTTACTTCCTGGCGAGTACACGGCAAAGTTCGTCGTCCGCGACAATCTTACGGGAAGCATAGGCAGCCTCACCGCCCCTCTCAAGGTGGACTGA